One window of the Colletotrichum destructivum chromosome 6, complete sequence genome contains the following:
- a CDS encoding bys1 family protein, with translation MSPSDPPIFRPRDDATGSPSGSRCCMQQHAQASTGNLVFPVHVLNLMTPSLARRRSIRRHLLGYPDLKVKNENHTSIKPPHHITPHLTPKQHITYLNTHRMQLKTLLPFLAAAATPAAALGKATVVNNCATEVSLWSVGSDVRAAGPLAPRGGSYAETFARDPVTGGRALKVTRARDGLYTGAPQLVFAYTLDAGGGGGVWYDLSTVFGDGFKGSKVVVASRQATCPAIVWEGGVSPGGSQVKVCTAEQDVVLTLCA, from the exons atGAGCCCATCAGACCCGCCCATCTTCAGGCCCCGCGACGATGCCACTGGTTCGCCATCCGGTAGCCGATGTTGCATGCAGCAGCATGCCCAGGCCAGCACGGGGAATCTCGTATTCCCAGTCCATGTCTTAAACCTCAtgaccccctccctcgcccgtcGTCGATCCATACGCCGTCATCT GCTCGGATATCCGGATCTCAAGGTCAAAAACGAAAACCACACCTCCATAAAACCACCACACCACATCACACCACACCTAACACCAAAACAACATATAACATACCTCAACACCCACAGAATGCAGCTCAagaccctcctccccttcctcgccgccgcagcgaCCCCGGCCGCGGCCCTCGGCAAGGCCACCGTCGTGAACAACTGCGCCACGGAGGTCTCCCTCTGGTCCGTCGGCAGCGACGTCCGCGCCGCGGGCCCGCTCGCGCCGCGGGGCGGCTCCTACGCCGAGACCTTCGCGCGGGACCCCGTTACGGGCGGGCGCGCCCTCAAGGTGACGCGGGCGCGCGACGGGCTGTACACGGGCGCGCCGCAGCTCGTCTTCGCCTacaccctcgacgccggcggcggcggcggcgtgtgGTACGACCTCAGCACGGTGTTCGGGGACGGCTTCAAGGGAagcaaggtcgtcgtcgcgagCCGGCAGGCAACCTGTCCCGCCATCGTCTGGGAGGGCGGCGTGAGTCCCGGGGGCAGCCAGGTCAAGGTGTGCACGGCGGAGCAGGATGTTGTCTTGACGCTCTGTGCTTGA